CTCGCCGACATTCTGGGCTACCACTACTACACCGAGCTTGCCCATTCCGCTGGAACGCCGCGCCAGTTCATTGAGGAAGCCGGAATCGAACCCGCGGAGAAAGTGCGACGGATCGTGGCCGGTTTGGCGCCCATCGAAAACACCGTGCAGTACAGTTGGCTCATCGAGATGTGTCAGCGTTTCTTTGGGTTCACAGGCGACCGCTTGACCCTGCAGAACTGGGAGTCGCTCTACGCCGCTTCGTTGGACAAGATGCGTTCGGCCGATTGGGCCAACCAGGTCCTGCGACAAAGCCGTCTGTCGGCCGTCTTCCTCACCAACGACTTCGACGATCCCCTCTCGGGCTTCGACACCAGCGTTTACATCCCGTGCCTGCGGACGGACGATCTGGTGTTCCACATTTCCAAAGTCGCGGTGCGCGAGAGACTGCAGCGCGCCGCCGGCGGCGCGGTTGTCGATTCCGCCACGCTGCGTTCCGCCATCGGCAAACTGTTTGATCACTTCGTATCACACGGCGCTCGCGCATGCGCTATCTCGTTACCCCCCGATTTTGCTCCGCGGCGTGTCACGGGAGCCGTGGTCGAATCGGCGCTATCGCAAGTGCTGCGTAGCGGCGACGACGCGACTCCCGAGCAACGACTGCTCCTCGCGAACCACGTCTTCTGGACGCTCGCCGAATTCTGCGCCGAGCACCAATTGCCATTCGACTTGATGATCGGTGTCAATCGCGCGGTCTACTCGGCCGGCGTGCATCAAGGCCAAGACCTGTTCGACAGCCGAGTATCACTGATCCAGTATCGCGATCTTTTCAACGCGTTCCCGCAGGTGACCTTCCCTATTTCCGTGTTGGCCAGCGTTACAAACCAAGAGTTGGTCGCGTACAGTTGGATCTTTCCGAACGTCGTCGCCAACGGGCACTGGTGGTACTCGAACACCCCCGAATTCATCGAACGCGATTGCGCCGCTCGGCTCGAGGCCGTGCCGCAAACCAAGCAGATCGGGTACTACAGCGACATGTATAAATTGGAGTTTGGACTGCCCAAATTCGCCATGTACAAGCGCATATTGGCTAAGGTACTGGCCGAACGCTTCGTAATCGATCGCGAGTGGAGCGAAGAGCGAGCGCTTCAATTGGCCCGCACAATGCTTTGCGACAACGTGCAGCGGATTTTTCCCGATCGAACGGCTCGCTAGCCGCTCAAGGCGCTTGGAAACGCCTGCTTGAGTGACTCGATACCGCGCTTCATGCACTGCACGTCGCCGCCAATAATGAGAAACTTCGCGCCCATTCGCAATGCGCGGGCGGTCGTCTCATCGTCCGATGGCAAGATCCCCCAATACTTGCCGTGCTGCCGGCACGCTGCGGCGACGCGTTCCGCCGCTTCCCAGATTTTTGGATGTGTTACCTCGCCCAAATGACCTAGAGCCTGTGACAAATCGCTTGGGCCGATAAACAGCAGATCCACGCCGTCAATCGCCGCGATCTGCTCTACCTCTTCCAGGGCGCCCAGCATTTCGATCTGGATGCTTACGAGATGATCGCGATTGGCCTCTTCGGCAAATTGCTTCTGCGACTTGTGTGTGAACAGCGCGTCGCGACCCCCCGTGTTCATGCCGCGATTGCCGCGCGGCGCGAACTTGGTCCATCGCACAAACTCCTCGGCCTGCGCCGCGGATTCGACGCGCGCCGCCATCACGCCCCCCGCCCCCGCCTCAAAGGCCTGCGTCACATGGGCATAGCTAATGGGCGCCAGGCGCACGAAGCAGTCCATGTCGTTTGCCCGAGCGCATACGGCGCCAACGCACACTTGCTCATAGGTCAGCCCCCCGTGTTCTTGATCCAGCCAAAATCCGTCGAAGCCGCCCCCGACCGCAAACAGATCAATCACTACAGGGTGAACAAATCGGGCCATTGAGAAAACCTTGACGACCCGTCCCTCGGCCAAGAGTTGTTTGAATCGCTTGTGCACCAGTGGATCCTCCGATTTCCGATTCATACGGCCATTTCGCGGTTGACTGTATCGCCAGTAGGGATGCTGTCAATCGATCGGTCTGCTGCTGCAACCGACCGTCAATCCGAGCGAATACCCTCCAAGTCGAGCATTGCCAACCGCGTCAAACGCGATGCGCAAGGCCCTGATTGGCACAAACTATGCGGCTAGTGGAATCAAGCCAAATGTTGCATTAGGCTGTAGTTAACTGTCATTTCTCCTGGTACTTGTTGGGATCGATCAAGGATGCGTTGCGCAATTCCAATAGCGGCGTTGGCAATAATCGCCTGTGCGGGCGAGACGCGAGCCCAGTTTTGGGGAAACTATGGCGGTTGGCACGCCAGTACGGCCGCCGAGGGCTATGCCCGCGGCATGGCGGATCTGACGCGCTCGGCCGGCATGGCCAACGTGATGAATGCACAGGCGGCAGTGATTGGCCAGGAGGCCGTAAGCGCCAACTTGGACAATCAGATCAAGGCCACCGAGACATTCTTCAACAAGCGAGCCATCAATCGCGCCTATCAAGAATCGGTTCGCCGGCCGCCGCTGAGCAGCGAGCAGCTTGCCTCGATTGCCCGCGATCGCGCCCCCAATCCATTGCGCACGTCCGACTACGATCCCGTCACTGGCGCAATCTCCTGGCCAGCGGTGCTCCGCGACGATCGCTTTGGAGAATATCGCGATCCCTTGGATGTGCTGTTTCGCGATCGGGCAGCGGCTGGCGGCGATCTGACCGTGCAGCAGTTCAACCAAGTGCGCGATCTGACAGGGGGCATGCTATCGGCGCTGAAAGCCGATATCCGCAACTACAGCGCCAATGACTATCTCCGCGCTCGGAACTTCATCACTAGCTTGGCGCACGAAGCGCAAATCAACTAACGATTCGTGGCGACATCACTGCGCGACTTTGTGAATTGAGCCACTCCTGCAAGGAATCCTTCATGTCGGTACGCCGTTGTCTCACTGCCGCGATGATGGTCCTCTTGTTGGCCGCGCCGCTTTCCACGGCGATCGCCGGCCCTGTGGAAGACCTGGCCAGCAAAGAACCGGCCACCAGAGCGGCCGCTGCGCGCGCCTTATGGCAGAAAGAAAAACTCACCGATCAAGAGGCGCATGCGCTCATCACGGCGCTTGACGACGAAGATCCACTAGTCAGCGCCTACGCAGCACATGCCTTGGAAGACGCGCCGCGCGTGTCGGAAAAATTAGTCGCCGAATTAGTCGAGAATCTGTCCGATTCCGATGGCCGCGTACGCACTGCCGCGGCGACAACTCTGCGCGCATTGGCGCCCGATCCCTCCGAGGCAATGGCCGCGTCGATGGGCGCGACCAGCGCGGTCGATCCCGACGCAATGGCGCCGCTGATCGAATTATTCGTGCGTGGAGGCAAGCGCTCCGTTCCATTGATGGTGGAAAAGCTCGCTGATCGTGATGTCCGCTATTGGGCGGCGATAGTGCTCGGCGAGCTCGGACCCGAAGCCAAGGACGCGGCGCCGGCGCTAGCTAAAGCGCTCGCCGATGAACGTCCTGAGGTCCGATTGCAAGTGCTGATCGCGCTCGGCCAAATTGGAGCCTCCGCCGAGTCCGCAGTGCCGGCCATCCTCAAGCAACTCCAAGCCAAAGAGATCGGAGTTCAATATGCCGCCGCTTTCGCGCTAGGCAACATCGCCTCTCCCAAGGCCACCGATGCGCTGCGCAAGTTGCAAAAGACGCCCGATGAGTTTCTTAAGATGCTGGCCTACTGGGGCTTGGCTCGAATTTACCCCAAAGACCCGGCCACGGTACATCAGGCCGTCGAGACGCTGGTTCAGTCGCTCGGCTCTAAGGATGAGCGTTTGCGACAAGGCGCCGCCCGAGGATTGGCCGAATTGAAGGCCGATCCTCAAATAGTCCTGCCCGCGCTGATCAAGCTGCTCAAAGATCCCAATCCTGCCGTACGCGGAAACGTCATCGATGCCATTGTTTCGCTTGGCCCACAAGTAACGCCCAAATTAGTCGACGCGCTCCAGCAATCCGAGTTGCGTCCGGTGGCGCTAGCAACGCTGATTCGCCTGGGGCCGGGCGCCAAGTCCGCGGCCCCAGCTTTGGTTGCCTTGATCCGCGGCGAAATCAAAAAGGGAGACAAGGCCGACCATGAACTGTTGACCGAAGCGCTCATCGCGCTGGCGGGCAGTGGCGGCCTCGACAAAACTTTCGAAGTCGAGGCCCAGCAGTTGCTCACGATGGACGACCCCACGTTGCAACGCGCAGCCATCTTCGCGCTCGGCAAGATTGGCCCCACAGCCAAGGCGGCAATCCCGCGCTTGCGTGAACTGTTGAGCTCCACCGACCCTCGGGCTCGTTTGATCTCATTGTGGGCGCTGTTGCAAATCACCCCTGACGACGCCGAAATCATCCAGGCGGCGGTTCCCGCGCTGACCGAGGCGCTCACCGACTCGCGCGAAGTCGTCCGTCGCGAGGCGGCGGCGGCACTGGGGCGGATTGGTCCCAAAGCAGCAGCCAGCCTTCCCGCGCTCGAGCAGTTGCTGCACGATCGCGATTCGGCTGTTCGGCAAGCCGCCGAGCAAGCTATCGCAGCGATCGGTCAAGGCGCGTAGCAAATCGACCTGGGACTTGAACCGGCGCCTCGGGCAGCCAAGTCTCCGCAGGCGTGACCGTCGAATACTTATCGACTAGCGGTCGCGAATCACTCTTCGCATTTGCTGCGAGCCGCAAAGTGGCTCGCTATTCGCGACCATTTGACGATCGCTGCTCGCTGCCGATATTGCGAACGACCGTCCCCCCAAGTCAACCCCGACGCCATCGAATATACGCTGCGGTAGGCACTGCAATAGGCTACAGGCGATTGCCTGATTCAGATCGGTGTTTCGAGTTTGCCTAGCGCAAAAACCGGAAAAATCTAAGCAAAGAAGAGTCAGCTCGATTCGCCGCTGCGCGTTCCCTTTCGATCCACCGCAAGCCGTTTGCCGCTGCCCTGCTTCAGCGGCGCAGATCGTGTTCATGTGCGATACAAGCGATTCGGTCGCCAGGCGCGTTCGATCAGCCAGCGCCCATAGCCATCGTTTCAAGTCGTCATCAATTCCGTGCGCTCGCGCCAATAGTTCGAGCGCGCGATAGCGAACCTCCTCATGCGCGACAAGCACACTGCCCGCGATCGGCGCCGCCTCCGATGTGCCGCGCTTTCGATCACAGGCAGCGGCGAGCGCCATGGCCACTTGAGTCACTATGCCACTGACCAGCATCTCGGTCACGATATGTCGCGACGAAAACCAGCAAGCGCCTGATTCTTGCGTGAGCGCTTTCAAATCCCAACGCCAACGCTCCAATCGCGACTGTGAACTGGTCCAATATTGTGCTAATGCTTGGGTCGGCAACGCGTCAGCGCATTCCGCTATCGCCTGGCAATGCCACGACAAGAGCGAGGCCAATTGAACTTGTTGCGGCAACTGCATGCCACTCGACCCATAGTTGAACTGATTGCCGCACCAGCAAGTGCGTGCCCACGGAGTTCAAGGCGGGGCCTCGATAAACCAGAAACTCCGCGCTGAACAACGCTCGCAACAGGGCGTGAACAATGCCCAGGGGAAGCAACAACGGCGCCAAATTCCGCCGATGGCGGAACACCGCGAAACGCCGCTGCCCCGAAGTGATTTTGGGGCTGCCACACTGACCTGCGTGGCGAAAATGCGACACGCCCAGGCGAGACGCGACGCGGTGCGGCAACGCTATGCCGCGCGACGCGATGCCCGGATTGGCCGAATTATCAGCCCGCCATCGGCGCCGACGCGCCTTCGCCAATTGGCGAAAACCACTGCTAGCGGCGCGGCGGCGTACGCATAGGTCAGCATCTCCGCCGGCAGCCGAAATCGCGGCGCGGTAATGGTCAGCGTATGGAAAATGAACACCGCGACAAAGACGCACATCAAGGGGCGCAATCGCTTGCGGTCCGACCCCAGGCAGATCCAGCCAACAATCGCCAGTGTCAACCAACCCACGGTAACCCCGCGATAGATCAGGTTGGCGGCCTTGGGGTTGGTCTCGTCAAACAGCAGAAAATATCGCGCCCGACGCCAACACAGCGCGGCGTAACGACTCGGGCTTAATGTCGACCATGCTCGCGCAGCCAGTCGACGAGATCGCTCGGGCTCGCTGAGCGCGGCCAACGTTTGATAGTCGGCTTGCGTCAGTAGCGAGTCATCGATGTAGATAGCTTCATGGCGGGCGTTCCAAAGCGCTTGATACCAAGATTTCAAAGTGCCCTCATGAGAACGACGTATCGCTTCGATGCCCTGCTTGGGCAGTTTGTCAGTTCCCCAACTGCGCGGATTATTGCCCTGCCAAAATGCGTACCCAAACGTGGATTTGACGAAAACCAACTCGCCATGCTCGTGATAATTGCGCCACAGCCATGGCGCAATCACAATCAAGGTTGTTGCGCCCAAGCACACCGCCCAGCGCAGCGTCCGCCACCACGTGTTGTTGCTTGACGCAGTATGCACATTAGGCGACACGGCGAGCCAGCCGACGATCGGCAGCGCGATCACATAGATCGGCTCAATCAATAGAAGCGCGCCAGTCGCTGCCCCCGCGCCGAGCGCCCGTTGGCCTGCAGAGCGATGACTCGCGGCAATGCGCAGCGCGGCGACCAACAGCAGCGTCGCCCAAACGGCGACCTGTATATGTGTGACCGCGTAGATCTGTGCGGGATGCAGTGCCGCGATTCCGCCGGCGCAGACGGCAAGCGTTGTCCGCCCCGGCAAGAGCGCAAGAGTCAATTGCGCAAGCAGCACCGCGGTCGCGGCGCCTGCGAAACATTGCAATAGCTGAATGGCGAGCAGCGACAAAGTCGATTCAACGCCGAACAGCCAATAGCTGGCCGCTACCAGAACCGGATAGAGCGGCGCCTGCTGCGAAGTGGGACCGTCGGCGCCCAGAAACCGCACTGAGAAGCCCCGACCGGCGAGCAAGTTCTTGGCGATCTCGCCGTGCTCGTAGGCGAACGGCGCATGTTCAGCATCGTAAATCGCCGCCACCGCCGCCACGCGCACCATAAGCGCGATTGCAAATAACAGGATCCAACCTTTGGCGAGCCAACTCATCGCGCCGAAGATTGTAGGCGGAGTCGGTCCGATCGGCCTAGACCGAATATCGCCCCCTAGTTGCCGGCTTGCTCAAAATCGACCAGCGAAAAGCTGCCCGGAGCGATTACGGAATCATCCGGCGAGTGCCCCGGCGCCACCAATCCATCCGAATTCTCGAAGATGTCGTCCGGATGCGCCGCAGGCAGACAGCGGCAAGTCTTCAAGAACTCCACGTGTCCGTCTTCGAACAGCACGTTCTGTCCGCTGCCGCCGTGGTTGCCGCTTTGATGATCGTCCCGACCGATGCTGGGGGCGTCGGAGACGAGCGCGAAATAGGGTCGCGAGGCATGTCGCACCGGATGGTATTGATTTTGGTCATCCAAGTATCCGAGCGCGCCGCGGTAATCACCGCCCATGGCGTTATGGAAACGTTGTAGCTGCTTGCCCACGGCGCGCTCGATCTGCGCTAGCGTCGGCACATCCAATGGCTTGCCAGAATTGTGGGGCGACTCCGGGCAGCGTAGCACTCGGGTGTCGGGCATCAAGCCCGCTGCCACCATTTGAGGAGCAAACGCCGCGGAGCTGGCTAGATTGCCGGTGGGCGACGGAGAGGGCGCATAGCCGTTGTGGTACAAACTGTATTGCTGCAGCCCCCAGCCGATCTGCCGCAGGTTGTTTCCGCACTGCGCGATCCGCGCCACCATGCGGCTATGGCTCACTGCGGGAAAGAACAGAAACGACGCGGCAATCAGGATGCTGGCGGCGACGGCAAAGTCCTGAAGTGACCAGCGAGTTGTGCGACCACCAAATTCGCGAATCGGAATCGCCACCTTGCGTCGTGAGACATAGTCGACTGTTCTGGCGGCCAATCCTTCTGGCGGAGCGAAATGTTGTTGATCCCAAGACAATGGCTCCGCCGCCACTCGAAGTTCGTCGAGTGCTCGCTTCAGATCGGATGAGCCACGCAATTCCGCTTCCACCGCGTCGTGTTCATCAGGATCTAGCGCCCCAACAAGAAAGCCGAGCAGCTGCTCACGCATGGCTCACTCCGCTCCAGACAAATTGGCACGGTTCCAGGCCTCGTTGAGCTTCATCACCGCGGTATGCAGCCGACTCTTGACCGTGCCAACGGGCACGTTCAGTATGTCGGCCGCCTCGCGGTATTTCAGGCCTTGGTAGTAGATCAAATTCACCGCCGATCGCAGTTGTTCCGGCAACGACTCGACCGTCTTCCGTACCCAGCGACCGCGTTCGTTGGCTTCCAGTTCGTCCTGCGGTCCATCCTCGCGCGACTGCAGCAGATCCGCTAATGCGCCCGCGCTCTGCTCGTTGTCGCTCGTGCCACGACGATCCAGGCTCACAAGCTTGTGACGCCGCGTGCGGCGTTGCGCGTCGATGGCCTGGTGCGTGGCAATGGTATATAGCCATGGTCGGAACTTTCGATCGGGCTCGAAGTGATCCGATTTCAAATGCACTTGCAGAAACGTCGCTTGAAACGCGTCTTCCGCCATCCCCTCGTCGCCAAGGTAGCGGCGCAAGTAGCTGTATAGCTCGCGCTCATAGCGATGCACCAACTCTTCGAACGCTCCGCGCTCCTCAGTTTGCCGGTAGTGAACCAGCAACTCCTCATCCGTCCACTGCGAGTAGACGCGAGCTGTCGAGTCGGTCGTCTTATTGCGAGTTGTTGTCTTGATCATTCTTAGTACGTAACGCACCCCGGATTTGGTTCGCGCGAATCGGCCGGAACCAATTGGTCCGGCAGTTCCGAATCCCTGCTTTAGACAGCCAATCTCATACTGAGATGGTTACAACGTTCCGCCTGCGCACAAAACCTAGCGGATTATCTGCCGATTTGACAGTCAATTACCGCTCCCTTTAGACTTTCGCACTTGATGTCGCAATTCCCATGCCCCTACTTTGGTGGCAGTTGTTGAAGTCATCTTCCTGGGTCACCGCTGGCGATGTTAACGCCTTTTTTGGCTTGGCGTTAGATAATATCGCCAATCTTGTCCTAATCGTCGGGCTGCTGACCAGCGCTTTCGGTTTCCCTGCAAACTTTGCCGTCGAATACATGCTTCCCGGTACCGCATTGGGAGTGTTGGTTGGCGATGCATGGTTTACCTGGATGGCGCTTCGACTCGCCCGGCGAACGGGACGCCCAGTGACCGCTATGCCGCTGGGGCTCGATACCCCCAGCACCATCGGCATGGTGTTCTTCGTACTCGGTCCCGCGTTCTTGGCCGCACGCGGCCAAGGCCTTGGCGAGCACGAATCCGCCCAATTTGCCTGGCGCATCGGCATGGCGGCCATTGTGGTGAGCGGATTGTTCAAACTGGTTTGCTCGTTGGCGTCCGGCTGGGCGCGCCGGATCATTCCCCGGGCCGGGCTTTTGGGGTCGCTTACGGCAATCGCGCTGGTGCTCATCAGCTTCCTGCCTCTTCTGGATGTGATGCAATCTCCGATCGTGGGAATCCTTTCGCTGGCCATCATCCTTGGTTCGCTCACCGCTCGCTTGCCGCTGCCATTCGGAGTCCCCGGCGCCGTCGTCGCCGTGACCGTTTCGGTGATCGTGTTCTATGCCATGATTGGCCTGAACCTGATCGAACGTCCGCCATCCGAAATTACCGGTCAGTTGGCGCTCAACTGGCCTAGGCCAAATCTTGAGTGGCTGGCGGGGCTCCGCGCGTCACTTCCGTATCTGCCAATCGTGCTGCCGTTCGCTTTGGCCACGGTGGTCGGCGGCATTGACTGCGCCGAAAGCGCCTCCGCCGCGGGCGACGAGTACGACACTCGCGAGGTGATCGCTGCCGAGGCCGTGGCCACGCTCGTCGCTGGAGTCTGCGGCGGCGTAATTCAAACCACCCCCTACATCGGCCACCCCGCTTACAAGGCCATGGGCGGCCGCGCCGCGTACACCCTTGCCACCGCGATTTTCATCGGTGGCGCCGGCATGTTGGGCTATTTTTCATTCATCTACGAGTACATTCCACGAGCCGCGATCTTCCCCGTCCTGATCTTTGTCGGACTGGAAATCACCGCGCAAAGTTTTCACGCCACGCCGGTGCGCCACTACCCCGCTGTCGCGCTGTCGTGTGTCCCCGCGCTCGCTTATCTCGTCACGATCTTCTTAGGCAGCGTGCTGCCGCACGCTAATTTGGCGAGGCTATCCCCTTCCACATTGGAGCAGTTGGCGACGCTGCGCGTGCTGGGAAGCGGATTTATCCTCACTAGCCTGATTTGGGCCTCAATGCTCGCCGCGCTCATCGATCGAAAATTACGTTTCGCCGCGATTGGCTGCGCGATGGCCGGCGTGTGCAGTCTATTCGGCGTCATCCATTCGCCGCTCGATGGCGGTCGAATGTTCTTGCCCTGGGCAATGCCCACCGACGCCCGCGGCTCGACTCACTGGATGCCGGTGCAATTGGCCGTCGCCTATTTGCTGGCGGGAATAGTGTTTCTGCTCTGGAGCGCATATTTCCCTGCGCATCCGTCAGAAATAATAGCCGCCAACCCGAACTGCGAGCATCCGTGAGGCTCCACTCCTTGCTTGACGTGGCGGCGCCGGAACTGGCTGCCGCTCATCGAGTTGAAAAAAAATGACCCCGACGGGATTCGAACCCGTGTTGCAGGCGTGAAAGGCCTGTGTCCTAGACCAGGCTAGACGACGGGGCCGGAAGAAACGAGCAGCGCTGTATACCCGATCTAGCGCTGGTTCGGCAAGGGTTCTGCGGGGAGATTAGGCGCAAAACAGTTGCTGCGAACACAATTGCTGCGAAATCAGTCGCATGCGCTAAGAGAGAAGCAAGGCCCTACAGAGCACGCGCTCGCGAAGGTCCGCACTAGCCAGCGGATTCCGTTTCGCCATTGGGACGAGCCGATTCGCCGCCGTTGCGCTTGATGGCCTCGTAGACCTCTTGCCGATGCACCGGAACTTCCTTGGGCGCCTCGACCCCGAGTCGAACTTTGTCGCCCCGGATCTCGACGACGACGATCGTAATGTCATTGTTGATGACAATACTTTCGTTCTTCTTACGAGACAGGACCAGCATGGGCCATTCCTTCGCGGTCG
This DNA window, taken from Pirellulales bacterium, encodes the following:
- a CDS encoding glucuronate isomerase translates to MSQSLIQRLFTEINDLSLVDPHTHINPLAPASATLADILGYHYYTELAHSAGTPRQFIEEAGIEPAEKVRRIVAGLAPIENTVQYSWLIEMCQRFFGFTGDRLTLQNWESLYAASLDKMRSADWANQVLRQSRLSAVFLTNDFDDPLSGFDTSVYIPCLRTDDLVFHISKVAVRERLQRAAGGAVVDSATLRSAIGKLFDHFVSHGARACAISLPPDFAPRRVTGAVVESALSQVLRSGDDATPEQRLLLANHVFWTLAEFCAEHQLPFDLMIGVNRAVYSAGVHQGQDLFDSRVSLIQYRDLFNAFPQVTFPISVLASVTNQELVAYSWIFPNVVANGHWWYSNTPEFIERDCAARLEAVPQTKQIGYYSDMYKLEFGLPKFAMYKRILAKVLAERFVIDREWSEERALQLARTMLCDNVQRIFPDRTAR
- a CDS encoding HEAT repeat domain-containing protein translates to MSVRRCLTAAMMVLLLAAPLSTAIAGPVEDLASKEPATRAAAARALWQKEKLTDQEAHALITALDDEDPLVSAYAAHALEDAPRVSEKLVAELVENLSDSDGRVRTAAATTLRALAPDPSEAMAASMGATSAVDPDAMAPLIELFVRGGKRSVPLMVEKLADRDVRYWAAIVLGELGPEAKDAAPALAKALADERPEVRLQVLIALGQIGASAESAVPAILKQLQAKEIGVQYAAAFALGNIASPKATDALRKLQKTPDEFLKMLAYWGLARIYPKDPATVHQAVETLVQSLGSKDERLRQGAARGLAELKADPQIVLPALIKLLKDPNPAVRGNVIDAIVSLGPQVTPKLVDALQQSELRPVALATLIRLGPGAKSAAPALVALIRGEIKKGDKADHELLTEALIALAGSGGLDKTFEVEAQQLLTMDDPTLQRAAIFALGKIGPTAKAAIPRLRELLSSTDPRARLISLWALLQITPDDAEIIQAAVPALTEALTDSREVVRREAAAALGRIGPKAAASLPALEQLLHDRDSAVRQAAEQAIAAIGQGA
- a CDS encoding DUF1559 domain-containing protein; translated protein: MREQLLGFLVGALDPDEHDAVEAELRGSSDLKRALDELRVAAEPLSWDQQHFAPPEGLAARTVDYVSRRKVAIPIREFGGRTTRWSLQDFAVAASILIAASFLFFPAVSHSRMVARIAQCGNNLRQIGWGLQQYSLYHNGYAPSPSPTGNLASSAAFAPQMVAAGLMPDTRVLRCPESPHNSGKPLDVPTLAQIERAVGKQLQRFHNAMGGDYRGALGYLDDQNQYHPVRHASRPYFALVSDAPSIGRDDHQSGNHGGSGQNVLFEDGHVEFLKTCRCLPAAHPDDIFENSDGLVAPGHSPDDSVIAPGSFSLVDFEQAGN
- a CDS encoding sigma-70 family RNA polymerase sigma factor: MIKTTTRNKTTDSTARVYSQWTDEELLVHYRQTEERGAFEELVHRYERELYSYLRRYLGDEGMAEDAFQATFLQVHLKSDHFEPDRKFRPWLYTIATHQAIDAQRRTRRHKLVSLDRRGTSDNEQSAGALADLLQSREDGPQDELEANERGRWVRKTVESLPEQLRSAVNLIYYQGLKYREAADILNVPVGTVKSRLHTAVMKLNEAWNRANLSGAE
- a CDS encoding permease translates to MTAMPLGLDTPSTIGMVFFVLGPAFLAARGQGLGEHESAQFAWRIGMAAIVVSGLFKLVCSLASGWARRIIPRAGLLGSLTAIALVLISFLPLLDVMQSPIVGILSLAIILGSLTARLPLPFGVPGAVVAVTVSVIVFYAMIGLNLIERPPSEITGQLALNWPRPNLEWLAGLRASLPYLPIVLPFALATVVGGIDCAESASAAGDEYDTREVIAAEAVATLVAGVCGGVIQTTPYIGHPAYKAMGGRAAYTLATAIFIGGAGMLGYFSFIYEYIPRAAIFPVLIFVGLEITAQSFHATPVRHYPAVALSCVPALAYLVTIFLGSVLPHANLARLSPSTLEQLATLRVLGSGFILTSLIWASMLAALIDRKLRFAAIGCAMAGVCSLFGVIHSPLDGGRMFLPWAMPTDARGSTHWMPVQLAVAYLLAGIVFLLWSAYFPAHPSEIIAANPNCEHP
- the csrA gene encoding carbon storage regulator CsrA, which produces MLVLSRKKNESIVINNDITIVVVEIRGDKVRLGVEAPKEVPVHRQEVYEAIKRNGGESARPNGETESAG